Proteins from a genomic interval of Arthrobacter sp. CAN_C5:
- the lysS gene encoding lysine--tRNA ligase, translating to MRIRIQKRERLIDRGDEAYPVKPERTHSLAQLRADFGHLEAEETAGEVVSVVGRVVFVRNTGKLCFATLQEGDGSRLQAMLSLAEIGEQSLADWKALVDLGDHVAVHGEVISSKRGELSVMADGWSMASKALRPLPTLHAGVNEETRVRQRYVDLMVRAEAREMVRTRAAIVRSIRETLHSLEYVEVETPILQLVHGGAAARPFDTHLNAFDQKMTLRIALELYLKRAVVGGIDRVYEIGRIFRNEGVDSTHSPEFTMLECYEAYTDQFGMAERMKEIILNCADLLGSRTIETEAGIIDLDGEWRWLGVYPGLSEVVGQEITPDTTKDELRAIAEKHEVQVAPEWGSEKLVLELFSELVEPTLIQPTFVYDYPPSAQPLARPHREDPQLIEAWDLIIGGMERGTAFSELIDPVIQRERLVEQSRQAAAGDDEAMQLDEDFLRALEYGAPPMGGIGLGIDRLVMLFTNAGIRETILFPILKPVGDSRA from the coding sequence ATGCGCATCCGCATTCAGAAGCGCGAGCGGCTGATTGACCGTGGCGACGAAGCGTATCCGGTCAAGCCGGAGCGGACGCACTCCCTTGCACAGCTGCGGGCCGATTTCGGTCACCTCGAGGCAGAGGAGACCGCCGGTGAGGTTGTCTCGGTGGTAGGACGGGTCGTGTTCGTTCGCAACACCGGAAAGCTCTGCTTTGCCACCCTCCAGGAGGGAGACGGCTCCCGTCTGCAGGCCATGCTCAGTCTTGCCGAAATCGGGGAACAGTCCCTCGCCGACTGGAAAGCTCTGGTGGACCTCGGCGACCACGTCGCGGTTCATGGCGAAGTGATCAGTTCCAAGCGTGGGGAACTATCCGTCATGGCCGACGGGTGGTCGATGGCGTCGAAAGCACTCCGCCCGCTACCGACCCTGCATGCCGGTGTCAACGAAGAGACCCGGGTCAGGCAGCGCTATGTCGACCTGATGGTGCGTGCTGAAGCCCGCGAAATGGTGCGCACACGCGCAGCGATCGTGCGTTCAATCAGGGAAACATTGCACTCACTTGAATATGTTGAAGTGGAAACACCAATACTTCAGCTGGTCCATGGCGGCGCTGCTGCACGACCGTTTGATACCCATCTGAACGCCTTTGACCAGAAAATGACGCTCCGCATTGCGCTTGAGCTGTACTTGAAGCGGGCTGTCGTAGGCGGAATAGATAGGGTCTATGAGATCGGCCGTATTTTCCGGAATGAGGGTGTCGACTCCACCCACAGCCCGGAATTCACCATGCTGGAGTGCTACGAGGCGTACACCGATCAGTTCGGAATGGCGGAGCGGATGAAGGAAATCATTCTGAATTGCGCCGACCTCCTTGGCTCCCGGACCATTGAAACCGAGGCCGGCATCATTGACCTCGACGGCGAGTGGCGGTGGCTAGGGGTGTACCCGGGTCTTTCGGAGGTAGTGGGGCAGGAAATCACGCCGGACACCACTAAGGATGAGTTGCGGGCTATTGCCGAAAAGCATGAGGTGCAGGTTGCGCCGGAATGGGGCAGCGAGAAACTTGTTCTTGAATTGTTTTCGGAACTGGTTGAACCGACCCTGATCCAGCCGACCTTCGTCTATGACTACCCGCCCTCCGCGCAGCCCCTCGCCCGGCCACACCGTGAGGATCCCCAACTCATTGAGGCGTGGGACCTCATCATTGGTGGCATGGAACGCGGGACCGCATTCTCCGAGCTGATCGACCCGGTCATCCAGCGCGAGCGGTTGGTTGAACAATCACGCCAGGCAGCAGCCGGTGACGATGAGGCGATGCAACTGGACGAAGACTTCCTGCGGGCGTTGGAGTACGGGGCTCCGCCCATGGGCGGAATCGGCCTGGGCATTGACCGGCTGGTGATGCTCTTCACCAATGCGGGTATTCGGGAGACCATCCTCTTTCCCATTCTGAAACCGGTTGGAGATAGTCGTGCTTGA
- the panC gene encoding pantoate--beta-alanine ligase, with amino-acid sequence MSETVMPRVVKTSADLRLATSELLGGHPATNHADQQRSLGFVPTMGALHEGHAALARAARRDNEVVVASIFVNPLQFGEPSDLQRYPRQLEKDLELLAGCGVDLVFAPSEEEMYPAGPPLVTVNSGELGQKFEGAARPGHFDGMLTVVAKLLHRVAPGVEAAYRCYFGQKDAQQLALIRRMVNDLDYPAEIIAVPTVRTPAGLALSSRNRFLEADEEDAALVLSRALRLLVDRARRHEPLDIDSAVALVTGQPEVSLDYFEVVDPSTLEPLAFNCKDKPFTGEALALVAARVGSVRLIDNAPLGQ; translated from the coding sequence ATGAGTGAAACCGTGATGCCTCGCGTGGTGAAGACCTCGGCTGACCTGAGGTTGGCCACCTCCGAACTGCTCGGCGGGCACCCGGCGACCAACCATGCCGATCAACAGCGAAGCCTCGGGTTCGTTCCCACGATGGGCGCCCTGCACGAGGGCCATGCGGCGCTGGCGCGGGCTGCCCGGCGGGACAACGAGGTGGTCGTCGCTTCAATCTTCGTGAACCCGCTGCAGTTTGGTGAGCCGTCAGACCTTCAGCGCTACCCGCGGCAGCTGGAAAAGGACCTTGAACTACTGGCTGGCTGCGGGGTCGATCTGGTGTTCGCTCCCTCGGAGGAGGAGATGTACCCGGCCGGCCCACCACTCGTCACGGTGAACTCCGGCGAGCTGGGGCAAAAGTTTGAGGGCGCAGCCCGACCGGGACACTTCGATGGAATGCTCACCGTGGTGGCGAAGTTGCTGCACCGGGTAGCTCCAGGAGTGGAAGCAGCCTATCGGTGCTACTTCGGCCAGAAGGACGCGCAACAGCTGGCACTGATCCGTCGGATGGTCAACGACCTGGATTACCCCGCCGAGATCATCGCGGTTCCCACTGTCAGGACCCCCGCTGGATTGGCCCTCTCCAGTCGGAACCGGTTCCTTGAGGCGGACGAGGAGGACGCCGCCCTGGTGCTGTCCCGTGCCCTCCGCCTGCTTGTCGACCGGGCCCGGCGCCACGAGCCGTTGGATATCGACTCAGCCGTGGCGTTGGTCACTGGCCAGCCAGAAGTCAGCCTGGATTATTTCGAGGTCGTCGACCCGTCGACCCTTGAGCCGTTGGCATTCAACTGCAAGGATAAGCCCTTTACCGGGGAGGCACTTGCCCTTGTTGCGGCCAGGGTGGGTTCGGTCCGGCTGATCGACAACGCTCCCCTGGGGCAGTAG